A window from Candidatus Gracilibacteria bacterium encodes these proteins:
- the tsaB gene encoding tRNA (adenosine(37)-N6)-threonylcarbamoyltransferase complex dimerization subunit type 1 TsaB, which yields MILAINTAQVQHEMALLRENPASPGEWELISEKIWLDTRNAVEELPAFLKKLLEETGTQKEEIKQIIVVRGPGSFTALRTGVAFANALAEGLHAKLYAIDTFELLRRKAALADPILVILHAGRMDAGVQFQDEEIKVGMLAPLLKDYPHGSGICVVAQLNETLQEELHSLILEKKWRVVEGHELQTLGEMLMTHGVEQLEEKNTVEPLYLKGPHITHSSDPWKQGASTWLLLPLEIWKTSHCAHCAL from the coding sequence ATGATATTAGCCATCAATACCGCACAGGTTCAGCACGAAATGGCGCTTTTGCGTGAGAACCCAGCCAGTCCGGGCGAATGGGAGCTCATCAGCGAGAAAATTTGGCTCGACACACGGAATGCGGTGGAAGAATTACCAGCTTTTTTAAAAAAACTTTTGGAAGAAACGGGCACGCAAAAAGAAGAAATAAAGCAAATTATTGTGGTTCGAGGGCCGGGCTCCTTCACGGCGCTTCGTACCGGAGTTGCTTTTGCCAATGCTCTGGCGGAAGGGCTCCACGCCAAGCTCTATGCCATCGACACCTTTGAGCTTTTAAGGAGAAAAGCGGCACTTGCAGATCCGATCCTGGTGATTTTGCACGCAGGCCGCATGGACGCCGGAGTACAATTCCAAGATGAAGAAATAAAGGTGGGAATGCTTGCGCCTTTGCTCAAAGACTACCCGCACGGAAGCGGCATTTGCGTCGTGGCACAATTGAATGAAACCCTGCAAGAAGAATTGCACTCGCTCATACTCGAAAAAAAGTGGAGAGTGGTGGAAGGTCACGAACTGCAGACCCTTGGAGAGATGTTGATGACACACGGAGTGGAGCAGCTGGAAGAAAAAAACACAGTTGAGCCACTGTACTTAAAAGGTCCACATATCACCCATTCCTCTGACCCCTGGAAACAATGAGCCTCTACTTGGTTGCTACTCCCATTGGAAATTTGGAAGACATCACACTGCGCGCACTGCGCACTTTAA